ATGGTACTGACTAGATAGCTCGGCGACTTACGCATGTCGTCGTCCCTCTTCTGAACTTCCCGGCCCATATGTCGGGTTTTCTGCGCCCCAAACAGCTAAGTCTTCGTAAGGTCTGATATGACAATTTGCAGGATCGGTTAACGCCTTGTTAATCATGGCATTTCTGGCTCAAAGTTGACAGAAAATTAATCTTCTACGTCGGTGAAGAAAGGGCAAAAACCCCAATGATTACGGGGAAATAATGATTTTTCCGACCACTTTGCGATCTAGTAACTGTCGAAACCCCTGAACGGTTTGCTCCAGGGACAGCGTATCGTGCACGTAGGGGCGGGTCTTTCCTTGCCGCGCCCAGTCCCATATTTGAGCGACATTTTCACGGCCGCGATCCGGGAACTGGCGACCATATTCGCCTGCCCGAACCCCGACGACCGAGAATCCTTTGATCAAGGGCATGTTTGTCGGGACTGTTGCAATCCGTCCAGATGTGAACCCGATCACGAGTAGGCGTCCATCAAAGGCGATACAACGAACACTTTCATCGAACACATCACCACCGACCGGGTCATAGATGACATCTGCGCCCCGTCCGCCTGTCAGGTCTTTGACTTTGTCTCGAAAGCCACTTCGCGCGTTGATCACGTGGTCGGCGCCATAGGCCTTGACCTTGGCCAGTTTCTCGTCCGAGCCACCGGTCGCAATCACCGTCGCGCCGAGCAGTTTGCCGACATCGACCGCCGCCATGCCAACGCCGCCGCTGGCGCCATGGACCAAAAGCGTTTCATCGGCCTGCAGGCGTCCGCGTCTCACCAGTGAGACATATGCCGTCAGGTAGGTCGCTGGATAGGACGCGGCTTCTTCGAAGGAAAAATTCTCCGGTTTGCGCTGCAGGCCGTCGACCGGAGCGATGGCATATTCGGCAAATCCGCCGAACCGCGCGCCGCCGCATACGTCGTCGCCGATTGAGAATGTTTCCACTCCTTCGCCCAAGGCTGTAACCGTGCCGGAAATATCCATTCCGGGTGTGAACGGCGGGTCCAGTTTGAGCTGGTACTTGCCCTGGCAAAGTAGAATATCGGGAAAATTGATGCTGGTCGCTCGCACCTTGATCAACGCTTCGCCCGGGCCTGGCTTGGGGATTTCGATCTCTTGCAGACCGACGCCGGACAGGTCATCCGTGATGGCGTGGCACACCAGGGCGCGCATTAGAGTTTCGTGTACGCGTCGCGTACCATGCCGGCGATCTCCAGACAGGCTTCACGGGCGGCGGGGGCAACAGCTGTGAAAGCCGTGAATCCATGCGCCAAGTGATCATAGCACTTGAACGAGACGTCTACGCCTGCCGCTTCAAGCTTTTGGGCATAAGCCGCGCCGTCATCAACGAGCGGATCAAATCCAGCGGTTGCAATCACCGCAGGCGGCAGGCCTTCAAGCCGCGTCTCCTGCGCTGGCGAGAGCAGAACATTGCTGCGATCGAAATTTTCAGGGAGATACTGATCCATGAACCAGCGCATTGTGTCGGTCGAGAGAGGGTAGGTCTCGCCATATGTCGTCTCAGACGGAAATTCAGTGACAAGGTCGGTCGCGGGATACAACAGGAGTTGCAGTTCCGGGGCGGGCATGCCCCTGCGGGTGGATTCCTGGGCGATGATGGCGCTGAAATTGCCGCCCATACTGTCCCCGCCAATCGCGGCTCGCCCACCAGGCGCGCCGTATTTTTCGGCGTTTGACAGCGTCCACTCATAGGCCGAGATGCAGTCTTCAAGTCCAATCGGAAACTTGTGCTGCGGTGCCAGACGATAATCGACGGAAACCACCGGACACTGAGCGATCCTGGCGATCATTGAGCAAAAGGCGTGACAGGCTTCGACATTCAGAATGACCCCGCCGCCCATATGCCAATAGGCCATCATTGGCGCCTTGGGGTCTTGTTCGTCCGGTTGATAGAGACGCACCGGAATCTCGTGGCCATCCTTGCCAGGAATGGTCATGTCCTCAAACTGTACGCCGGGCTCAGGCTTGGCCGCAAACATGGCGAGCCCTTCGATAGCTGCGGCTTGCGCAACTTCGGGCTCTAGCGACGACATTGGGGGTTGTTTGGCGGCGCCATGCGCGATGAATTGCAGGTTGGGGTCAAGCGTGCGCCCGCCAAGCTCCACCGGTTCGCCGCCAGCCATCTTGATTTTCCAACTCGCTGGCAGCTTCAGAAGCAGCTTTGCAATCGTGGCTTGCAGGCTCATCCGTAGGCCCTCCCAATCCGTATCTTATCGGGAGTTAATCTGACCTAGTGCTCGGATTTGGCAAGCGTTTCGACCCCGGCCAACATCAGTTTTGTGGCGAATTCGGCGGCTCCCGCCGCGTCAACAGGACGGCGCTTCAGCATGTGATCGCCCAATTCCCGCGCGATCCCGATCGCCGCGGCGGTCAAATATTCTGTATCCAGATGGACGAGCCCGACTTTCTCAAGAACAAGTTCCAGATCAGCGCGAACTTCACCCGATAGTGTCTGCATTTCAGGCGTGTCTACTCGCACGCCGATCAGAGACATGTGTGGCATGCCATCCTCGATCGCCTGATTGTTCTCCTCGGCCAGAAAATTGAAATAGGCACCATAGGCCGCCAGGAGGTAGGATTCGAGATCGCTGGCCGCTTCGTGCGCCTGTCGCAACAGCGGGCGAATGCGCTGGACACTGTCATTGGCGATCGCTTCGAACACTTCTTCCTTGGATTTGAAATAATTGTAGAACGTGCCACTCGCGAGGTTGGTTTCCCGAATAATGTCGCGAATGTTCGCGGCTTCATAGCCAATGCGGGCAAAGACCGCGCGGGCCGCGTTTAGAATCGCCGTACGATTGGCTTCTTTGGCTCGGGCGCGTTTGCCCATTCGTGCTGCAGGTTCAGCTGTGATCGTCATGTGATTCCAAATCCCTCTCAGGAAAGAGTTTGCTCAGATTGATGACGGACCGTCAACTTTTAAGTTGCAGTGCACCGTCAATCCGTAACCGCCGCCGGACCGTCAGGAAAACGCCCCAGGCTGCTCGGAGCAGGATAAGCGCCAGCATGCCCCACATCGGTTCACCCAGCGCAGCCATGGCAAAGGCACCGGCAAAAATGGCGATGTGCAGCACAACCACACGACCATAAGGTTTCATCATTTCCTGATCGATGGAGGTCTCACGATATTCACCGCGCAGGATAAAATCCTGAATGAACAGGAAAATCTGCACGATAATGATCGCGATCACGAAGGCGGGCATGCTGGCACCGGAAGCCAGGGCTTGTTCGATCAGGCCCCAAGGCGTTGGAAATCCGATATCGCCGTCTGTGTTCATGCTGGCAAAGGCGCTGACAAAAACACCGTGAACGAAACAGAACATGCCATAATGCACGACAAAGAACGGTCCGATGAACAGCATGCCGAGCAGGCCAATGATATGCTCCCGGACACTGGTCGCGATCATTTTGGCGAGCGTGACAGCCCCGATGATGACATTTTCGAGCCAGTACAGAAAGACAAGCGGTGCGGCGCCCCAGCCTAGGGTGAGCACCGCCCAT
This DNA window, taken from Hyphomonas sp. Mor2, encodes the following:
- a CDS encoding NADPH:quinone oxidoreductase family protein yields the protein MRALVCHAITDDLSGVGLQEIEIPKPGPGEALIKVRATSINFPDILLCQGKYQLKLDPPFTPGMDISGTVTALGEGVETFSIGDDVCGGARFGGFAEYAIAPVDGLQRKPENFSFEEAASYPATYLTAYVSLVRRGRLQADETLLVHGASGGVGMAAVDVGKLLGATVIATGGSDEKLAKVKAYGADHVINARSGFRDKVKDLTGGRGADVIYDPVGGDVFDESVRCIAFDGRLLVIGFTSGRIATVPTNMPLIKGFSVVGVRAGEYGRQFPDRGRENVAQIWDWARQGKTRPYVHDTLSLEQTVQGFRQLLDRKVVGKIIISP
- a CDS encoding alpha/beta hydrolase; the protein is MSLQATIAKLLLKLPASWKIKMAGGEPVELGGRTLDPNLQFIAHGAAKQPPMSSLEPEVAQAAAIEGLAMFAAKPEPGVQFEDMTIPGKDGHEIPVRLYQPDEQDPKAPMMAYWHMGGGVILNVEACHAFCSMIARIAQCPVVSVDYRLAPQHKFPIGLEDCISAYEWTLSNAEKYGAPGGRAAIGGDSMGGNFSAIIAQESTRRGMPAPELQLLLYPATDLVTEFPSETTYGETYPLSTDTMRWFMDQYLPENFDRSNVLLSPAQETRLEGLPPAVIATAGFDPLVDDGAAYAQKLEAAGVDVSFKCYDHLAHGFTAFTAVAPAAREACLEIAGMVRDAYTKL
- a CDS encoding TetR/AcrR family transcriptional regulator; this translates as MTITAEPAARMGKRARAKEANRTAILNAARAVFARIGYEAANIRDIIRETNLASGTFYNYFKSKEEVFEAIANDSVQRIRPLLRQAHEAASDLESYLLAAYGAYFNFLAEENNQAIEDGMPHMSLIGVRVDTPEMQTLSGEVRADLELVLEKVGLVHLDTEYLTAAAIGIARELGDHMLKRRPVDAAGAAEFATKLMLAGVETLAKSEH
- a CDS encoding DUF6498-containing protein, whose translation is MLSFLDPNTLARTYRDPVAWIILAVDLFPIWAVLTLGWGAAPLVFLYWLENVIIGAVTLAKMIATSVREHIIGLLGMLFIGPFFVVHYGMFCFVHGVFVSAFASMNTDGDIGFPTPWGLIEQALASGASMPAFVIAIIIVQIFLFIQDFILRGEYRETSIDQEMMKPYGRVVVLHIAIFAGAFAMAALGEPMWGMLALILLRAAWGVFLTVRRRLRIDGALQLKS